GGAGAAAATTGGGGTCAAGCCTAATAAGGCAGGTAATTTGTAATTTGCGCTGTTCTCACTCAGGTCTTGTTCGCCAGGTTAACCTATAGaacggaaacacacacagagcagatctCAGTCTTACATGCTGTTTTTACTCAGCACCCGCTGGCTGGGTTTTTAAGTATAAGAGTCTTTTACTTGGCCTTCAGTAGACAGAAGAAGCATGTAAAAACCAGTCCTACTGGAAACATTATCTAACACGACAAATTGGAACATCATCAATGCAGTAGATTACAGCAAAATGAACGATTTGGCAATTTATACTCTTTAACCAAACAAGCACGACCACCAGCAAAATATGAGGGGCCgtaataattcagactgtccttacacaaacacatatgaaacacatacacattcacatatgaaatattcacacacattcatttatactactgaaaactcacatccacatatgTGAAATGCTCGCATCGACACATATGACACGTTCACATGTGAAATGTTCACACATTCATTTATACTACTGAAaatgtacatacatatacatatgaCATATGCGAACATTTCACATaatgtggatgtgagttttcagttgtatgaatgtgtgtgaacatTTCATATGTGAacgtgtttcatatgtgtttgtgtaaggacagtcaGAATTATTTCCTGAAAGGCCCCTCATAGCAAAAGGTGAAGTTCTCCTTTGATTACATGTCTCTAACAAAGCAAACCCAATCCTTATTTACTCCTCCTATTTCTGCCTTCACTTCACAGTTTTACCCCCCAAACCCCTTCTGAAGTGACGCCCACCTGGCATCACTTAAAGTCACTTAATTAATAATTTATCAATACATTTGAAGTGATTAAAATTCATGACCAGAAAGTGTTTTTAAAAGACTGCCCCTGCACCCTCGGGGCATCCAATCAGCACTCTGCGTTCGTTAGATCAGGAAGGAATAATTAATTGTACCTGAATGTTTAGTGGGGTCAGGCAGTGAGAGCAAGCTGCctgcggtgtgtgtttgtgaatgtgtgtgtgcatgtgtgcatgtgtgtgtgtgtaggggagtaAGTGAGTTATGCTTTGGTAGCAAGCCCCCTGTGGTGTGCTGCAGTTTTAAACATCAGTCGCTAGCTCTTGCTAGCCTTGCGACATGAACTAAACCAACAGCTTTATATGGAGATTAATGCATGATATTAACGCTTGCACCATTCCTCCTTACAACCCACTTACTGTAcactctccccctttctttctttctttcccacaACCCAATCTACAGTACCCCCTTcctatctcctcttctctccttctctccacctctccacctttctCCCCATCCGTACTCTCAGCCGTGACCTGCTTCTGTCCGCAGGATGCCCACACTCACATCCTCAcccccttctccacccctcAAACCCTACATGGATATCACCCCTCCCATTTCTGATTCTCCTGAAGGGAGATAAGGGGAGCGAAGAGGATGTTAAGCATGATTTAAGCATGATTAGTcctgtctctcacacatactgcacacagacacctcaGAAATCCATGATTGACACCTGAGGGGGGCAGAACACAGGAAGCAGGGTCCATGGTCATCAATACAGACGAGACATAAAcatagacaacacacacacacagacagcggcCAGTATATTGGGGTCTCTGTCCAACAGTTGTAGAAAGTTCCAGAATAGGCCGAAGAAGTGGAAGAGACCTTTTTTCTGAAAGTAAAAGGACAACTTCAATCAAGCGTCTAAATAAATAACACGCCAGGACCTGTCTTTTCACTGAGGGGGCTTCACtcgtctccacccctccaccccttaatccctccacccctccatccctctacccTCTCATGTATTATACATCCCTATCTGCTCCACCCCAGGTTCACAAGCACAGGGCCCCGGAGACGCAAGGAGTCTTTTAAAGATATGTGCTCTCGTAATCACTGAAGAAAAGGCCTCTCTTGAGCtagcaaaatattataattaattaattctacCAAAAAAGGGTATTAAATGTCCTCCCTCTTAGGATATCATCTGAATACATTGACCTTTGTCGAAATCGCCCTGTAATTCAAACCCGCTTTCTGTTGCATTTAGACACTAGGCTTGTTTCtccactctgtccccctctcccttgctcGCTCTCCATGTAAGCTGTAGTGTAGGAAAGAGGTTTTCACTGAGACCTCAACTCTGTTGAAGCTCTGTGCAAAGGACTGatccctggctgtgtgtgtgtgtttgtgtatgtatgtatgtgtgtgtgtgtgtgcgcgcgtgcgtgcgtgtgtgtgtgtgatccaagCTTTATCTCCCTGCTGTAACATAGAGAAGAACAGAAACTTTTCTTATTACCGGTGAGAGTAGCAGAGTAGCAGGCAGCTaagtctctgtctatctccgggtgctcactgtctccccagAGTACAGGAGGCTGTTCAGTAACTCTGACAGAAGTTCAGAGGGGTTAGGTGCTATactcaggaggaggagatgaggggaggagaggggaggagaagtgggggggggggggggggttaagtagGATTGGAACAGTGGTGGTTTTttaaaacagaactttaaatCTCCACCTAGGACAATGGTGCCACGCTGCGTGTCGTTATCTGCAGGTCtcggaaagaaagagggagagagagagagagagagagagagagggagggaggaggagagtgacagGAAGACAGCAGAAGCGTATGAGTGTGTGATAACAGCTGTAGGCTGTTTAATCTAGGCTGCCTTCAGGGGGAAACTGCGCTCGACCTTCAGAGGGTTAGATCCCAGAGAGACACGCCTGGCACAGCCTCACCCACAACAGCACACTGAGGAGAGACGGCTGTCATgtcggatggatggatgaatggatgagtggatgaatggatgggcaGATAGAATAACAAACAGCAAATGAACAAATAGTTGTTAATAGCTTAGACTAGATTGGATCTTGAGCTGGGCCCATGTGCTCTTCATGCCTCTACGGTCGTCAAGGACAACTGTCCGTCATCTACATGGCTCCACCCATTGTCATGGAGACAGTTCCCCAGTTTCACACAGCCCGGCAGCCTGTATGTACTCACACAATCCATCATTGCATTCAAAGCGATCAACGCTACTGGTGCCCTGAGTTCTAGAAAAGATTTTCTGCGAGAATGTGAATAAAAACCTTGTCAACATGTCTCTATATGTATACATGTGTACATAAACACATAAACAATATCTAACTTAACACACATTTTGGcagagaaaaaacaaaacacaaagttTAAATATAAAATCTGCAACTTAAACATGAGCATAACCTTCCACTGTGAGTTGTATCTGGTTGTGGGCAGACCTAGCTGTGCAGACCAGTGGATTGCTTCCTCCCCCTACTGGCAGTGGTGAAAACAGCAGGATCAGGAAATCCACTGTtaacaacacactcacatacattcACATATTAAAACACTGGCCTTTCCACTCTTAAACCAATACATCCACTGTCACACCTGTGTTTCCAAGGTCACCACCACAACACAGCCTTGAGTTCAAATCCTGAAAGTCAGTGAAGTCTGACTGGAGCTGGTCTTTAAGAGCCCACAGAAGACATCTCTGTAGACATCTAGTGTATGTCACTGTTTCAGTCCAGGACCTCCACAgctttcctccttcctccccatttctctcctctcattttcctcttctctctgtcctctcttctctcctcttacaAGACCATTTACTTCTGATGAGTAAACCTCTAAGGTACAATACTGACTACCCAGGACGGCTAagaccctctccacctccaccacctcccctcaTCCACTCTCTCCAACACATGAAACGAGCGATCCCTCCATCACAGTGTTAATGGTGGGGACATTATTCATCTCTCCTGCCAATTTGAGCTCTTTTCTTTCCGGAATGGAAGGATGAAGGgttgagagagtcagagaggaggatTAAATATGTAGAGacggacagaggaagagagagagggaaaagcgagagtgagaaatgagagaggAGCGATGTGGATGTGGGAAatgtgagagaaggggagagagataaagagagagaataagagaggaggcagagagcatAAAGAGGGAAAGTCTGTTAGCATACAGGTTTGACCTTTCAGAGAAGGACCACTGTTAGCGGTGATACACCTCTCCTTTCATCATTCTCTTTCTGCGATTGGACAGGAACCCTGGTCCTCGTTTGAATAAGCCCCATCAGCCCCTGCccagacaggagacagcagaCGGTGGCAGAGCAGACCGAAACACTACCTGCACAAGCTGCTACCTCAGCAGACCAGGTGCAACCCCAGCACCAGACATTTGAGGGTTAAAGAAATACGCCATAACTGAAAAACACTTCACTCAAGTTCAATCGTCAGGAGAGAACAATTTTCTCTTCTAAAATCCTCACGTAGTTATAAGACCTTCATTAAGCAGTCTAAGATGGAGGGTCACCAGGTTCTGAAGGGTTCTGATCTATAAAGAGGTCTGGGCCTCTAAAAGCTGTGGTTCTGGTCTGGTTCTGCTCAAGCTGTCAGGGGAAATGGACGGCCGGCCCAGCGGCCAGACAAGCTCGTAACCCAGGAGACTGATTGACGGCCCACTAATGGAGGGGGAAGGATCAATAAGTGATATCAGCAGTTTTAACTCAAGGCAACACGCATAAACCTTTACCAACTTCACAATGTCACACAGTGTTCATAAAAAAGTTTTTCTTCATCCCTTTGGACAAAAAGCAATAAATCCTTCAGAAAATggttgagattttactgtcctCCCCACTCtgtcccctccttttctcccccctcatctccatTTTGATGTCTGTCTATTAGCGGAGGGTGAGGCCTTTCCTGCTCTTGCATCCAGGGGCTAAATTAGCTCAATCAGCCCCCTTTCACCTCCCTTCCTTGGGCTAGGAGCTGAGTGACACACTGCTCCCCTGGGAGGGAGTTTGGGGCTcatatagacacacagcccACGGCGGCCAGATGAAGACtacagaaggagacagagagagatagaggggaaatATAGTTAGGATAGAGAGGCAGGTGGATAgagtgaaagagatagagaaaaggagagatagagagagagtgacatagaAGAATGGacacagagaagggagagagagagagagagagagagagagagagagagagagagagagagagagagagagagagagagagagagagagagagagagagagagagagagagagagagagagagagagagagagagagagaaagaagacagagagagagagggagcaaggaaAGGaatatgagacagagagaaagacggccTTGGGTTCACCCCAGCCTGAAGGAGAGCCTACTCCCAGACGTGAATGGAGCTCCTTGTTCGCTGTTTGTTGAACAAGTAAAATAACCTCAAagattattttcattttttcctTCTTCCACATGTTTTACtctgcttcctccctctttctctcctgaagCTGGGTGTTGGTCTATGAGGGGAACGGCTGCCCTGCCAAACCTAGACTCAGGGGCCCAATGATGGGAATATGGCTTTCTCAACTCATttggaggtctctctctcttcctctctctcagacacacacacacagccaaacccAAACTACAGCACAGTATGAGCGTACCTAGCCAACACCTCTTAAATTACACCTTCATGTTTGATTTGTTTCTCCCTTgttccccttctctccatctgccccatTCTCTCTCGACCGAAACAGCGCACAGTGATTCAAGCAAGTGCAAGGCAGGCACTTCTACTgtggaaggagaggtgggggggtggcgaggcgtgtgtgtgtgtgtgtgtgtgtgtgtgtgtgtgtgtgtgtgtgtgtgtgtgtgtggtgggggaagCGGATGGTGTTCAGAACGAGCCATAAGATCTCTTCTCCCCAGCTCTACAGGGATTTATTAGGCTGGGGAGTACATTAGCATCATAAAGACCTGGGAGAATGGGCCTTTGGATGGCCAGCGTACGCcaagcacacacttacacacttaggagccactaactgtgtgtgtgcgtgcgagtgcatgtgtgagtgtgtgtggagaaggaaAAGGATTGCCCAGCTTTAAGCTCAGAAAGGCTGTTTAAGGGTAGATATAGATCACCTGATGGCAGAGCTGGACCTAATACAttagaagagaaggggaggaaagggggagaggaggggagagaaggagtgtgAAGAGACCACCAACTGCAATGACATATAACCATATGTAGTCTAATCAACACCTACAGGACCTCCAAAAGTGTGACTCGGTTTGTTATTGGATAGGACTATGAGGTTAAAGAAGTCGATGCAAATTAATACAGCCATTATAAGGTTAAACCATGAACATGAATTAATCTGGGAAATTGCACACATCCTAGACATATCCAAATCAACACTATGGATCATTATTATCatcaaaaaataaatatctGGTGAACTCAGCCATGAAAAACGCATTGGTTGACCATGAAAGACCCCCATAGCATATGGGTGTGATGACTACATCTGCACAACCTCAGACAGAGATGCAGGGTAAGGTTTGTGGACTAAAACGCTTGATATACTTCTGTATAATTTGTAGACATCTGAAATgcacaatttcctgaaatgaAGAGTGACAGTCTGACTCTGTCTCGTTGTCAGTTCATCAAAAACGTAGATTCTAGAGCAGAgaatcaaagtaaaaaaattgCATTGTCCAATAActtctgcattcacaaacacaacacatacacaaacacacaggctctAGATGGAACCATCTCCTGACATACCAGACAACTCACCACACActgagaagaggacaggatgtgtgtgtgagagggatttAATTGTTTTTGATTAAACGTAATGTCATTCTACAGTATGTAATGTGACTCAATAATATTAGCATGTTTTCTGATTAATTCATCATTATaaactgtctgagtgtgtgtatgtgtgtgtgtgtgtgtgtgtgttgtgtatgtgagttAAAGAGAGAAATTTCAGCACCCTCAttatcccctccttcctccaccctaTTTCCAGAGCCTCTTCTTTGGGGATAAACTGCCCTAATAAAATGGTATTTAAAAATAGGTTAATTGCATtgcagctctctttctctttgtgatTGTTACAGAGAATAAATTAAAGTTAGTGAGACCGGTCCTGCATGGTTGGTTAGATGGCTATCTGGCGCTCTCTGGTGGAAATATTAAATAACAACAGCATGTTGATGTGAAACCAACCAGAATAGGATATGCCTCTCctggggtattccagaaagcaagttatgcaacataaccgggtaagttaacccaccagctgattcacaatgttgcagcaacctactggcaatgttgctacaacgctgggtgtcagctggaggggttaacttacccgggtatgtcacacgacctgctttctggaataccccccagtacCATGCCTAAACCTGAGGTGAACTTCCTTTGAACTGATCTCTGCTCAACGTGAACATGAAACCTCAGCATGCACGTCAGAAACACCAACACTAAAGAAACACTCGGGGAGCGGTTGGTGGATTTTGGTAAAACATTTTATATCCAAAGCAAAAGCAGAAGGCCAGTTTCCCATGCATGGTGGTGTGAGTGTCCCAGTCCCCCTGCAGTGGCATGTTGGGgtcagagggaagggggagagggggagggagagagggggggggagagagggggagggagagagggggagggagagagggagaaagggagagagggggagggagagagggggggagagggggagggagagagggggggagagagagggggagagagagaggggggagggagagagggagagagggagaaagggagaagagggagagaggggagagagggggagagggagagggagagaggggggagagggagagggagaggaagaaagggagagagggagagagggggagagggagagggagagggagaggggggtcacAGAGGGGACTACACCTCCCAAATCTGCAGACAAAGTCTTTGGAGTGTCGGCttgacatcaacaacaacaagaacaacaacaacaagaacaacaacaacagagttGATTGGAGCTGGGAGAAGGCACAactctggcaggcaggggcagagagacaggaaggtcaGTCTGATGCTATGGCAACAGGCACCATTATCTCAGAGTTCATCAAAAGgcagctgtctgtctccataGTTACCCCagtgggggcagaggggggtgggCCCCATGAGAGACAAGAATGCTGTGGTGGAGTTGGCACGGCTATGGGGTCATGGGTATCCACAAAAAAGCACAAAACTCAATCAAATCAAAGAATCACCTGTTAACTTAGTTTGGCTCCAAATTGTAAGGTTAAAAAAAGAGAATAAAATACAAGCCAATCAATATAAAAATgacatcatacatgtacatgtttttttttttttcatttcttaAAAGTCTGGTGTAATCTAAACGATTCTTTACACAAAAAAGAGTAAATAAGCTATGTAATATTATGGCTCCCCACTAGTCACATTCTGTTCAGCCAGTGGCTTAAATACTTTCATATCTAAATGGCTCTGAGAGGAAAACTAATTTTTGGAATAAAATGAAATAATAATGAATAAAAAGTACAAgtacaaataaaatacaatgaAGTGGCTTAGTGGCATAAAACATAAGAAATAAAACTTATTTCATAAATTCTTTTCATGTACAAAGTCATCAAAATAATATAGGTTCCAGTGCTTTGGgagataaaaacaaaaaaaaaactacaataaagaataaaaacaaataacttCTTTAAAACATAATCATcagtttttctttccttttttctgtACTGATCATAAGCTATATCAAATCAAAGGGGAGTCTCAGTCCTCTAACCAACTCTGGGTTTGGTCTTGGTTGGACACTAACACAGGCTCCAACACCTGACTCTAACAGTCCACACCACCATGTCCAGCACTACCCTGACTACCtcctgacctcttgaccttccTGGGTATGGGACTTGTGATGAACCAGTCGTAAGCTTGGCTAAGGAAGTTAGTGGTGTCTGGTGGGAGTGGACTTCAGCGAGGGCATGTGTTCCCTCTCCACCTGATTGGGTGGTCACCTGGTCTGTCCAGGAAGTCGAACCCAGAGTGGGCGAGGCCCCGACGCCTCGCTTAAAGTGTTGATTTGAACACAGCCTCAAggcacactgctgtgtgtgtatttgtgtgtacgtgtgtatgtgcgcgcgtGCTGTGTGAGTGCTGTGCTTTACAGTGAAGACTATGGCACTACAGTATTACCTGAGCATGTGCTCTGGGCctgcccttctcctccttctggaGCTCCAGCCGTGGACGCCAGAGGGAGGCAGCTCATAAGGCACGCTGGCAGCCAGGGGTCTGGTCCTACACTGGGACTGGCTCTCGTTCCTAAAGGGGTTCTGGGTCGACCCTTGCTTCTCTGAAGTACCTCGACATGCTAATCACATGGTTCGAACACAGCTTTGTCCTCCATGTTGTTGAGTGTCAGTACCCTGAAGGTCAGAGTTGAAAGGTGGGGTGTCAGAAGCCTCCTTCTGGACAACctgtggaggggaaggagggtggcAGTGCCTCACATAGTATCATTTCCCTTCAAATAACAGGAGCACTTCCATGTTAGAGTGAGAAGGAAGTCtgtctgtgggagtgtgtgtgggcgcgtgtGTGCATAGATTGTGTATAAATCATTCTAGTTCTATTAGGATATTTACATTGGAGGGCTACCAATACTCCATTCTCAGACAAAGATTAGATGCCTCTTGCAGAGTCTTTGTGTTGGTGTTGGTGAATCTGGGCCCATTATTTGTGtcaactgtatgtgtgtgtgtgtctgtgtcaagaGTCAGCATTCATGTATGTGCTTGGTGAACGGCTAATTCCACAATTCTGCCTCTCCGAGTGCTTTCAGTGTATGAGTGGGTAGGTAGTTGACCAGAGCATAAAAGCCTATCACAGTATATCAGTGGCCCTTCATGAatgtcacaggtgtgtgtttcgtcggtctgcgtgcgtgtttgtgtgtgtgtgtgcgcatgtgtctaaaaagtgtttgtgtgtttcttctACAGTACAAATGTCTGCATCCCCATGTGTGAGCGGTttcaatgtgtgagtgtgtctgtgtgtgtgtgtgcacgcacatgagtgtgtgtgtattcctctaCAATATATCTGTATCCTCTATGCTGAAGCTGGACCTGCGGCTTGAGTCGACAGAGGCTTcaggggacatggcagagaGCAGCGGGTCTCCACCCAAAGGAGACAAGGGCTCATCCATCAGGAAGCCCAAgtcacctctccttccctggGCATCCAACCCGCCCAGGTCCCCTAGCCCCGACAGACCATCTGGGTAGCCAGGAATCCCATCACACAAGTCCAGCGACTGGGCAAAGTCAAAGGGCTGAGAGCTGCCCACAGCTGGGtactggagggggggctggggctggaggtgaggggggagtggTGGCAGCTGCCTGGGCTGAGGCTGGCCCTGGCCGTGAGGTTGACCCTGCTGGTGAAGGTGggcctgggggtggaggtgatgctGGGCCTGGTGCTGCTGGCCCTGGTGTTGggcctggtgctggtgctggacTTGGGCCTGGTGGTTAGGGTGCTGGTGCTTCTCCTCAGGGCTGGTCTCCTGCTTGACATAGGGCCCCAGCACGTCGGCCGAGTTCAGCCCAGAGGGTGAGGAGCTGGGGAGGCCATGCAGACGAGCCTGCATCTCCAACTCCTACAAGGGAAAAGAGGTGGAAAGACATGTATTAATACAACCGTTGCTTGTATCAATGTGTGCgtctatgtctgtgtctgtgtgtgtgtctgtgtgtgcgtgtgtgtgtgtttgtgttatcaAAGCCACCTGGATGCGCAGCCACAGCTGTTTGTTGGCCATCTCCATGCGTTTAAAGTtgttctccacctctctggtcCTCTGTGCGTCCTTCTGCATGCGCTTGATGTACTCCACAGACGCCCTCAGGATGGTGCCCTTGTTCCAGCGCACGTCCCTGCACACGCAGCACACGGGAGGGCAGTTTAGATATGTGACAACCTTGTCCAcagtactcctctctctctctctctctctcacacacacacacacagcatggtgaCTTACAGGTCGTTGGTTTTGGGGATCATGGTCCCCAGCTCCTTGATGCGGTCGTTGATGTTGAACCTTCTCCGTCTCTCAACTGAACCaaacagagacaggaacacagGGATAGGAGTTGTAATGGGTGATCTCTGCAACAGcagtcaacacccccccccctccccccccccactgtcaAATATAGTATAAGGGAAATCTGAGGTCCATTCCTGTTATTGCTGCCTCAAGTGTCTATAATAAAGACATCCTGGTCTAGAGCAAGGCACACGGTCACAGGCAATTAGATGTTAGTGCAAGAACAGCACAAAGTAACAGGTTAACCATTTACCCACCAGTCACACTGTCGGCTAAATCAACATGGAacctatatgtatgtgtgtatgtgtgtgtgtgtgtactttgaaGGGAGCACTAATAAAAGTGAAGGATGAGTAAAAATGCTAACTCAGATTACACATCtgaaggaaaagagggaggaccGAGGAAAGGGAGAACGTGTGAGAGAGTTCATACTCAGGTTGTGGTTGTCTTTCTTTTGTCTCTCCTTGGCCATCGCACGGGCTTCTGTATCTTGACAAAAACAAAAGGCAATCAAccaacactgtctgtctgaccctggaTACCCACATTACAGCAGTGGCCTGCAGGAAGTAGGTACAGCAGGATGTAGGATGTAGGTACAGCAGGATGTAGGATGTAGGTACAGCAGGATGTAGGATTTACAGCAGGGCAGTAAGTTATCATTTCagatagaatttttttttttgctacatATAATTCACATTTATTAGGATGTAGTATTCGGCTTTGGATAACATCCCTATTAGGAGTCATGACAGACCTACCATTGGTCACACATACCACGTACAATGGTCCTTTCATGTACTAGCTGAGTCTTTTTTATGTAAATGTGTTCTTTTCAAAATGACAGCAAATGAAACACAAAAGTTTAATAAGAAAAGTTGTAAATTTGTTGCTATGTTTCTACCAAAGACTGGTACTTTGACTAGTACAAGACTGATTGGTCACATTATGTTTCTGCCTGTTTGATTGGCCTCTGAGGCTGTGAGtgcggctgtgattggtcctacCTGACATCTCTCGTTTGATGGCCAGACTGGGAGGGCAGGAGTTGCTGGTCATGGCGATGGCTGGACCTGTCATGCCTGGTCCTGAATACACATCTAGatgactgctggagagagggagctggagagaacacacacacacacaatcagttaCTTTATCTAAGTAAGTATCATTAACTCAAACTCTTAATATCCCATTAGAAACTCTATTGATTAACTCAGTACCACAAAGAGCTCTATCCTCAAGATTCAGATCTAGTTATTACATCAAAGCTAGGCTTCCAAGGATTGTAAGGTTAAGCAGGGGTTGTACATACATGCTTATGCTTCAGATTAATGTTAAGCACTCCAAAATGACCAGCAGGTTCCTCCCCACCCCAGCTATACGTACTACCACGTTTTGGGGCTTTTAATTGGGTGCTTATGGAATGATTACACCAATACAGTCTTTGTGACCAACTAGTTTGTTTAATATAACATAACCACTTACAGAGACAAGTGGTTCCCCTATATCTCCTACATGCCTGTTTTGAAAATGGACAGAGATACCTCCTTCTGTCTAACTCTTTCTCTACAAGAGGACTGCAGAACGTCAAGGTTTCAAAGTGGTTGAAGGTTTATAGGATGAACCAGGTAGCTGTGTCTCCAGAGGGTTTATATAGGGTCATCATGTGTTGACCAAAGCGTAAGACTGGGTAGGGTGCTTCATAAACACAAACTGCATCTTTAGAGAGCAGCTGTAAAGACTAGATAGCAATAGATTACAAGTCAAACAACACCCTTAAACGACAGCGCATGCACACAAAACCACCAATCATTTACTATCAGTCATTTTGCTTATCACCCTCTTTATG
The window above is part of the Osmerus mordax isolate fOsmMor3 chromosome 1, fOsmMor3.pri, whole genome shotgun sequence genome. Proteins encoded here:
- the tfeb gene encoding transcription factor EB isoform X1, which encodes MASRIGIRLQLMRDQLQQEEQRERQLQQQQQNAALQYMHQRMPGPPAPSPAISAPQHYQSMQVPVEVLKVQTHLENPTDYHIRQSQRQQVKEYLSTTFATKQTVHAVTGVVQPSPPPSLAPPGGSASAPPPLHSPRMRTEQLITGNSAPNSPMALLNIGSSHENEQMDEVIDDIISMQSSYDDIQAYIDPVQMPNTLPLSSSHLDVYSGPGMTGPAIAMTSNSCPPSLAIKREMSEARAMAKERQKKDNHNLIERRRRFNINDRIKELGTMIPKTNDLDVRWNKGTILRASVEYIKRMQKDAQRTREVENNFKRMEMANKQLWLRIQELEMQARLHGLPSSSPSGLNSADVLGPYVKQETSPEEKHQHPNHQAQVQHQHQAQHQGQQHQAQHHLHPQAHLHQQGQPHGQGQPQPRQLPPLPPHLQPQPPLQYPAVGSSQPFDFAQSLDLCDGIPGYPDGLSGLGDLGGLDAQGRRGDLGFLMDEPLSPLGGDPLLSAMSPEASVDSSRRSSFSIEDTDIL
- the tfeb gene encoding transcription factor EB isoform X2 is translated as MASRIGIRLQLMRDQLQQEEQRERQLQQQQQNAALQYMHQRMPGPPAPSPAISAPQHYQSMQVPVEVLKVQTHLENPTDYHIRQSQRQQVKEYLSTTFATKQTVHAVTGVVQPSPPPSLAPPGGSASAPPPLHSPRMRTEQLITGNSAPNSPMALLNIGSSHENEMDEVIDDIISMQSSYDDIQAYIDPVQMPNTLPLSSSHLDVYSGPGMTGPAIAMTSNSCPPSLAIKREMSEARAMAKERQKKDNHNLIERRRRFNINDRIKELGTMIPKTNDLDVRWNKGTILRASVEYIKRMQKDAQRTREVENNFKRMEMANKQLWLRIQELEMQARLHGLPSSSPSGLNSADVLGPYVKQETSPEEKHQHPNHQAQVQHQHQAQHQGQQHQAQHHLHPQAHLHQQGQPHGQGQPQPRQLPPLPPHLQPQPPLQYPAVGSSQPFDFAQSLDLCDGIPGYPDGLSGLGDLGGLDAQGRRGDLGFLMDEPLSPLGGDPLLSAMSPEASVDSSRRSSFSIEDTDIL